Proteins from a single region of Aquipuribacter sp. SD81:
- a CDS encoding lysophospholipid acyltransferase family protein, translating to MSRPAMTPWRFVRDGYHDVRTVARGWRWGVGRRALVPRSAEPYVPARSTRVFPTRWARGPLARAVREVALGVGMNGLLRSQVSVRAHGLDVLDRVEGPVVFVANHSSHVDTPLILNTLPPRWRRRTAVAAAADYFFDTWWRAAGSALLFNTFPIERRGGSLSNTPGYLLRDGWSVVVYPEGTRSRDGWTQPFKLGAAFMASSAQVPVVPLALRGTFNAMPHEQGWPSPGRPPVSIRYGEPLLPREGEGPRELAKRIEAAMAALVDEDSASWFDARRRAATGGSAPTSGPDVARWRRVWATSRPPAQRGRRTVWR from the coding sequence GTGAGCCGTCCGGCCATGACGCCGTGGCGCTTCGTTCGCGACGGCTACCACGACGTCCGCACCGTCGCGCGCGGCTGGCGCTGGGGCGTCGGCCGCCGGGCCCTCGTGCCGCGCTCGGCCGAGCCGTACGTGCCCGCGCGCTCCACACGCGTGTTCCCGACACGCTGGGCGCGCGGGCCGCTCGCGCGCGCGGTCCGCGAGGTCGCGCTCGGCGTCGGCATGAACGGCCTGCTCCGCTCGCAGGTGAGCGTCCGTGCCCACGGCCTCGACGTGCTCGACCGCGTCGAGGGGCCGGTCGTGTTCGTGGCGAACCACTCCAGCCACGTCGACACGCCCCTCATCCTCAACACGCTGCCCCCGCGCTGGCGCCGGCGCACCGCGGTCGCCGCGGCCGCCGACTACTTCTTCGACACGTGGTGGCGCGCGGCCGGCTCCGCCCTGCTGTTCAACACGTTCCCGATCGAGCGCCGCGGTGGCTCGCTGTCGAACACGCCGGGCTACCTGCTGCGCGACGGCTGGTCGGTCGTCGTGTACCCCGAGGGCACCCGCTCCCGCGACGGGTGGACGCAGCCGTTCAAGCTCGGCGCGGCCTTCATGGCCTCCAGCGCGCAGGTGCCCGTCGTGCCGCTCGCGCTGCGCGGCACGTTCAACGCCATGCCGCACGAGCAGGGCTGGCCGAGCCCGGGCCGCCCGCCCGTGAGCATCCGCTACGGCGAGCCGCTGCTGCCGCGCGAGGGCGAGGGACCGCGCGAGCTCGCGAAGCGGATCGAGGCGGCGATGGCCGCGCTCGTCGACGAGGACTCCGCGTCGTGGTTCGACGCCAGGCGACGGGCGGCCACCGGCGGCTCCGCGCCCACGAGCGGGCCCGACGTCGCCCGCTGGCGCCGGGTGTGGGCCACCAGCCGGCCACCGGCGCAGCGCGGCCGTCGCACCGTGTGGCGCTGA
- a CDS encoding type I phosphomannose isomerase catalytic subunit — translation MEHLAPLLLTPVLVEKPWGGRRLGDLGRDLPPDAAVGESWDVVDLDGSATSQPSPVSRVAHGPYEDLTLTELVREHREAVLGRTRATEDDRFPLLFKHLDAREPLSVQVHPTPSVLADLPGARLKTESWVVVAADPGAELMLGLVPGTTPEQVEAALGTPALPPLLRRVPARVGAVHHVPAGLVHALGGGVVVAEPQTPSDTTYRLYDWTEELGRAPRETHVHEAMTCLRAAWDLNLDPPAAAPAGDGLLVDTDAYRIARHTAPLGGRVHQPQRLHPRVVVVVTGALGHGLLPAPLGPGGVVLLPAAWGGTLDAARGTTYLEVDVL, via the coding sequence GTGGAGCACCTCGCACCCCTGCTGCTGACCCCCGTGCTCGTCGAGAAGCCGTGGGGCGGCCGGCGGCTCGGTGACCTCGGTCGTGACCTGCCGCCGGACGCGGCCGTGGGCGAGTCGTGGGACGTCGTCGACCTCGACGGGTCCGCGACGTCGCAGCCGTCGCCGGTCAGCCGCGTCGCGCACGGGCCCTACGAGGACCTCACGCTCACCGAGCTCGTCCGGGAGCACCGTGAGGCGGTCCTGGGCCGCACCCGCGCGACCGAGGACGACCGGTTCCCGCTGCTGTTCAAGCACCTCGACGCCCGCGAGCCGCTGTCGGTGCAGGTGCACCCGACGCCGTCCGTCCTCGCCGACCTGCCGGGCGCCCGGCTCAAGACGGAGTCGTGGGTCGTCGTGGCCGCGGACCCGGGCGCGGAGCTCATGCTCGGCCTCGTGCCCGGGACCACGCCGGAGCAGGTCGAGGCCGCGCTCGGGACCCCGGCCCTGCCGCCGCTGCTGCGCCGCGTCCCCGCACGGGTCGGCGCCGTCCACCACGTGCCGGCCGGCCTCGTGCACGCCCTCGGCGGGGGCGTGGTCGTCGCCGAGCCGCAGACCCCGAGCGACACGACGTACCGGCTGTACGACTGGACCGAGGAGCTGGGACGCGCCCCGCGCGAGACCCACGTGCACGAGGCCATGACGTGCCTGCGCGCCGCGTGGGACCTCAACCTCGACCCGCCCGCCGCGGCGCCGGCCGGTGACGGGCTGCTGGTGGACACCGACGCCTACCGCATCGCGCGGCACACCGCCCCCCTCGGCGGTCGCGTGCACCAGCCGCAGCGGCTGCACCCGCGGGTCGTCGTCGTCGTCACCGGCGCCCTGGGCCACGGGCTGCTGCCGGCACCGCTCGGGCCGGGCGGGGTCGTGCTGCTGCCCGCGGCGTGGGGCGGCACCCTCGACGCCGCGCGCGGCACGACCTACCTCGAGGTCGACGTCCTCTGA
- the pyrE gene encoding orotate phosphoribosyltransferase, giving the protein MPAPAAAAGDGDARARLAALVVERAVVHGEVTLASGRVAPYYVDLRRVTLDGEVAPLVGEVMLDLVADLDVDAVGGLTLGADPVATAMLHAAAARGRRLDAFVVRKAGKAHGLQRRIEGPDVAGRRVLAVEDTSTTGESVLTAVEALREAGADVVAVATIVDRGTGAADRVAAAGLLYRSALDLGDLGLT; this is encoded by the coding sequence ATGCCGGCTCCCGCAGCCGCCGCCGGTGACGGCGACGCCCGCGCGCGCCTCGCCGCGCTCGTCGTCGAGCGGGCCGTCGTGCACGGCGAGGTGACGCTCGCCTCGGGCAGGGTCGCGCCGTACTACGTCGACCTGCGCCGGGTCACCCTCGACGGGGAGGTGGCCCCGCTCGTCGGCGAGGTCATGCTCGACCTCGTCGCCGACCTCGACGTCGACGCGGTCGGTGGCCTCACGCTCGGCGCGGACCCGGTCGCGACGGCCATGCTGCACGCGGCCGCGGCCCGGGGCCGGCGTCTCGACGCCTTCGTCGTGCGCAAGGCGGGCAAGGCGCACGGGCTGCAGCGGCGCATCGAGGGCCCGGACGTCGCCGGTCGGCGGGTGCTCGCGGTGGAGGACACCTCGACGACGGGGGAGTCGGTCCTCACCGCCGTCGAGGCGCTGCGCGAGGCGGGGGCCGACGTCGTCGCCGTGGCCACGATCGTCGACCGCGGCACGGGTGCCGCCGACCGGGTCGCGGCCGCCGGCCTGCTCTACCGTTCCGCGCTCGACCTCGGGGACCTCGGGCTGACGTGA
- a CDS encoding exodeoxyribonuclease III, whose product MRVATWNVNSLRSRLERVIEWLQTSGTDVCALQETKVADDKFPVMAFEAAGYEVAFHGLNQWNGVAIASRVGLADVSVGFPGVPGFGDPTAAEARALGATCGGVRLWSLYVPNGRSVDDPHYAYKLEWLRALRAAATDELAAHPDRPLALVGDWNIAPTDDDVWDPAVFVGSTHVTEPERAALRAFTDDGFTDVVLPRTGPGVFSYWDYQQLAFPKKRGMRIDLVLGNDAFASRVTDARVDREQRKPKGSTTGQGPSDHAPVVVDLDV is encoded by the coding sequence GTGCGGGTCGCCACGTGGAACGTCAACTCCCTCCGGTCCCGGCTCGAGCGGGTGATCGAGTGGCTGCAGACGTCCGGCACCGACGTGTGCGCGCTGCAGGAGACCAAGGTCGCCGACGACAAGTTCCCCGTCATGGCCTTCGAGGCCGCCGGGTACGAGGTCGCCTTCCACGGGCTCAACCAGTGGAACGGCGTGGCGATCGCCTCCCGGGTCGGGCTCGCCGACGTGTCGGTCGGGTTCCCCGGCGTGCCGGGCTTCGGCGACCCGACCGCCGCGGAGGCGCGTGCCCTCGGCGCGACGTGCGGCGGGGTGCGGCTGTGGAGCCTGTACGTGCCGAACGGGCGGTCCGTCGACGACCCGCACTACGCGTACAAGCTCGAGTGGCTGCGCGCGCTGCGGGCGGCCGCGACCGACGAGCTCGCCGCCCACCCGGACCGGCCCCTCGCCCTCGTCGGCGACTGGAACATCGCGCCGACCGACGACGACGTGTGGGACCCGGCCGTCTTCGTCGGCTCGACGCACGTCACGGAGCCGGAGCGCGCCGCCCTGCGGGCCTTCACCGACGACGGCTTCACCGACGTCGTCCTGCCGCGGACGGGCCCCGGCGTGTTCTCGTACTGGGACTACCAGCAGCTCGCGTTCCCCAAGAAGCGCGGCATGCGGATCGACCTCGTGCTCGGCAACGACGCCTTCGCCTCCCGGGTCACCGACGCCCGCGTCGACCGGGAGCAGCGCAAACCCAAGGGGTCGACGACCGGGCAGGGCCCGAGCGACCACGCCCCCGTGGTGGTGGACCTCGATGTCTGA
- a CDS encoding NTP transferase domain-containing protein, producing the protein MDGIVLAGGASRRMGGADKTALRVGGRALLDRAVAALAAGGADRVVVVGPRPPATAPPGVEVVLTREDPAGSGPVAGLAAGLALTTAPEVVVLAADLPRVDGAAVRALHAQLVAAAADAEAVGRPAGPARAWDAVVPVDGDGRAQWLLAAYRAGALRAAVAAALRERPVVRGARGAAPRGPGLKAVAARLTWTAATGAALSGRLADVDTPEQLSRAHLDAWTVGLAARWGLEPQLTDLLDDPERLVAEVLDVAKDAAHTVARPAAPLTTFLLGVALAARGAGSDAPRSGDLAALRAELEEALGEHRDARGDADPGR; encoded by the coding sequence GTGGACGGCATCGTGCTCGCGGGCGGCGCGTCGCGCCGGATGGGCGGCGCCGACAAGACAGCGCTCCGGGTCGGGGGTCGCGCCCTGCTCGACCGGGCCGTCGCCGCACTGGCCGCGGGTGGCGCCGACCGCGTGGTGGTGGTCGGGCCGCGACCGCCCGCCACGGCACCGCCGGGGGTCGAGGTCGTGCTCACGAGGGAGGACCCGGCCGGCAGCGGCCCGGTGGCCGGGCTGGCCGCGGGCCTGGCGCTCACGACCGCCCCCGAGGTCGTCGTGCTGGCCGCGGACCTGCCGCGGGTCGACGGGGCGGCGGTGCGCGCGCTGCACGCCCAGCTCGTGGCCGCAGCGGCCGACGCCGAGGCGGTGGGCCGCCCTGCCGGACCGGCGCGCGCGTGGGACGCCGTGGTCCCGGTCGACGGCGACGGGCGGGCGCAGTGGCTGCTCGCCGCCTACCGCGCGGGTGCGCTGCGCGCGGCTGTGGCCGCGGCGCTCCGCGAGCGGCCCGTCGTGCGCGGGGCGCGCGGGGCGGCGCCGCGGGGCCCGGGCCTGAAGGCCGTGGCGGCCCGGCTGACGTGGACGGCCGCGACGGGCGCCGCGCTGTCGGGCAGGCTGGCGGACGTGGACACCCCCGAACAGCTGAGCCGCGCGCACCTCGACGCCTGGACGGTCGGCCTCGCCGCGCGGTGGGGCCTGGAGCCCCAGCTCACCGACCTGCTCGACGACCCGGAGCGGCTCGTGGCCGAGGTGCTCGACGTCGCCAAGGACGCCGCGCACACCGTCGCGCGGCCGGCGGCGCCGCTCACGACGTTCCTGCTCGGGGTCGCGCTCGCGGCCCGCGGCGCCGGGAGCGACGCGCCCCGTTCCGGCGACCTCGCGGCGCTGCGCGCGGAGCTGGAGGAGGCCCTCGGCGAGCACCGCGACGCCCGGGGTGACGCCGACCCCGGTCGGTGA
- a CDS encoding TrmH family RNA methyltransferase: protein MSEGPEPSDDSVAPDPATDRRNVVDRYRGWSVEAIRADLAARSHPFHVAVENLAHDFNIGSVVRSANAFGARAVHVVGRRRWNRRGAMVTDRYLDVRHQPDAAALHGWARAHGLPVVGVDNVPGAVPLETDELPRECVLLFGAEGPGLSAEALAGCDRVVEVSQFGSTRSVNVGAAAAVVMHAWVRRWVFDQQVQGPSLRRDPDEA, encoded by the coding sequence GTGAGCGAGGGCCCGGAGCCGTCCGACGACTCCGTCGCCCCCGACCCGGCCACCGACCGGCGCAACGTCGTCGACCGGTACCGCGGCTGGAGCGTCGAGGCGATCCGCGCGGACCTCGCCGCACGGTCGCACCCGTTCCACGTCGCCGTGGAGAACCTCGCGCACGACTTCAACATCGGCTCGGTCGTCCGCAGCGCCAACGCCTTCGGCGCCAGGGCCGTGCACGTCGTCGGCCGGCGGCGCTGGAACCGGCGCGGGGCGATGGTCACCGACCGCTACCTCGACGTGCGCCACCAGCCCGACGCCGCCGCGCTGCACGGGTGGGCGCGCGCGCACGGCCTGCCCGTCGTCGGCGTCGACAACGTCCCCGGCGCTGTGCCGCTGGAGACCGATGAGCTACCGCGGGAGTGCGTCCTGCTGTTCGGCGCGGAGGGCCCGGGCCTGTCCGCGGAGGCGCTGGCCGGCTGCGACCGCGTCGTCGAGGTGAGCCAGTTCGGCTCCACGCGCTCGGTCAACGTCGGCGCGGCCGCAGCCGTCGTCATGCACGCCTGGGTCCGCCGCTGGGTCTTCGACCAGCAGGTGCAGGGCCCGTCGCTGCGCCGTGACCCGGATGAGGCCTAG
- a CDS encoding molybdopterin-binding protein, giving the protein MTGPVGLDDAREAARALGTARVPRHVPVALERAHGRVLAVEVRAAGAVPPVDVAAVDGWAVAGAGPWRVLGAAEVVGDVLPPGAATVVVTGAPLPRGADRVVRDVDGSVSREASDVPVLTLGRSTGRDHVRPRGQEMAAGEVVLPRGTVLRPLALGLAAAAGVDAVHVVVPPRTALLVTGEGLVGTGPSRPARTRDSLTHVLPDLLVALGADLGHDLARTSRLGDDPDALADVLSGPYRSTVDVVVVSGGTGRGRGDHLRRVLGQVGAHVVVDGLDVRPGGSALLAAVPDGPVVVGLPGEPAGAVLATVLLAGPLLAGWLGAPVADLSPVRLAGEVPAGPWPCALPAALDLATGAARPLAHARAGMLRGLAACDGLVVVGAGGAARWLPLPV; this is encoded by the coding sequence GTGACCGGTCCCGTCGGGCTCGACGACGCGCGCGAGGCGGCGCGGGCGCTCGGCACGGCCCGTGTGCCGCGGCACGTGCCCGTCGCGCTCGAGCGGGCCCACGGGCGCGTGCTCGCCGTCGAGGTGCGGGCCGCCGGGGCCGTCCCGCCCGTCGACGTGGCCGCGGTCGACGGCTGGGCCGTAGCGGGTGCCGGCCCGTGGCGGGTGCTCGGGGCGGCCGAGGTCGTCGGCGACGTGCTCCCGCCGGGAGCCGCGACCGTCGTCGTGACGGGCGCCCCCCTGCCGCGCGGTGCGGACCGGGTCGTCCGCGACGTCGACGGCTCGGTGTCGCGCGAGGCGAGCGACGTCCCCGTGCTCACGCTCGGGCGCTCGACGGGGCGCGACCACGTCCGGCCGCGTGGTCAGGAGATGGCGGCCGGCGAGGTCGTGCTGCCGCGCGGCACGGTGCTGCGCCCGCTGGCGCTGGGGCTCGCCGCGGCCGCCGGCGTCGACGCCGTCCACGTCGTCGTGCCGCCGAGGACGGCGCTGCTCGTCACCGGTGAGGGCCTGGTCGGGACCGGTCCGTCGCGCCCGGCGCGCACCCGCGACTCGCTCACGCACGTTCTGCCGGACCTCCTGGTCGCGCTCGGCGCCGACCTCGGGCACGACCTCGCGCGCACGAGCCGCCTCGGCGACGACCCGGACGCGCTCGCGGACGTCCTGTCGGGTCCGTACCGCTCGACCGTCGACGTCGTCGTCGTGTCCGGCGGCACGGGCCGCGGCCGCGGGGACCACCTGCGGCGCGTGCTCGGGCAGGTCGGGGCGCACGTGGTCGTCGACGGGCTCGACGTGCGGCCCGGTGGCAGCGCGCTGCTCGCGGCCGTGCCGGACGGTCCCGTCGTGGTGGGCCTGCCGGGGGAGCCCGCGGGGGCCGTCCTCGCGACGGTGCTGCTCGCCGGACCGCTGCTGGCCGGCTGGCTCGGAGCGCCCGTGGCCGACCTCTCGCCCGTGCGCCTCGCGGGCGAGGTCCCGGCCGGCCCGTGGCCGTGCGCGCTGCCCGCCGCGCTCGACCTCGCGACGGGAGCGGCGCGACCCCTCGCGCACGCGAGGGCCGGCATGCTGCGGGGGCTCGCCGCGTGCGACGGCCTCGTCGTCGTCGGCGCAGGCGGGGCCGCGCGGTGGCTGCCGCTGCCGGTGTGA
- a CDS encoding SDR family NAD(P)-dependent oxidoreductase → MPAPDRRPVALVTGPTSGIGESFARRLAAEGHDLVLVSRDRGRLDALAASLAARHEVACEVLPADLSRREDVLRVAERLRDDERPVDLLVNNAGLGVNQRFVGGDLDAELRQLDVLATAVLVLCHAAAPGMVARGRGAVVNVSSVAGFGPMGSYSAAKAWCTSFTEHLAATLRGTGVTATALCPGFVRTEFHSRAGMDVGARTSGWWLDSDDLVEDCLADVRRGRVLSVPSRRYTALVALLALLPPGGYRARLLSAGRRRTGTSRHD, encoded by the coding sequence GTGCCTGCACCCGACCGACGGCCCGTGGCCCTGGTGACGGGGCCCACCTCCGGCATCGGCGAGTCCTTCGCGCGGCGGCTCGCCGCCGAGGGGCACGACCTCGTGCTCGTCTCCCGCGACCGGGGCCGTCTCGACGCGCTCGCCGCCTCGCTCGCCGCCCGCCACGAGGTCGCGTGCGAGGTGCTGCCCGCGGACCTGTCCCGGCGCGAGGACGTGCTCCGCGTGGCGGAGCGGCTGCGCGACGACGAGCGGCCCGTCGACCTCCTCGTCAACAACGCGGGGCTGGGGGTCAACCAGCGCTTCGTGGGCGGCGACCTCGACGCCGAGCTCCGGCAGCTCGACGTGCTCGCGACCGCGGTCCTCGTGCTGTGCCACGCCGCGGCGCCGGGGATGGTCGCACGCGGCCGCGGCGCCGTCGTCAACGTGAGCTCGGTCGCCGGCTTCGGGCCGATGGGCAGCTACTCCGCCGCCAAGGCGTGGTGCACGTCGTTCACCGAGCACCTCGCCGCGACCCTGCGCGGCACGGGCGTCACGGCGACCGCGCTGTGCCCCGGCTTCGTGCGCACCGAGTTCCACAGCCGCGCGGGGATGGACGTCGGCGCCCGCACCTCCGGCTGGTGGCTCGACAGCGACGACCTCGTCGAGGACTGCCTCGCCGACGTCCGGCGCGGGCGGGTGCTCAGCGTGCCGAGCCGACGCTACACAGCGCTCGTCGCCCTGCTCGCCCTGCTCCCGCCGGGCGGCTACCGTGCGCGCCTGCTCTCGGCGGGGCGCAGGCGCACCGGCACGAGCCGGCACGACTGA
- a CDS encoding Brp/Blh family beta-carotene 15,15'-dioxygenase, giving the protein MGPGPPLVADSRVTRVGLVAAAAAVLLSLATAPLGEPARTTLAAMVTLVLLAAGVPHGALDHLVLLGTRPGGTRRRGPLAGPRASFVVPYVALALVALAGYLAAPRVGFALFLALSVVHFAAGEAGVAVERGLARSWRDPRAWAASVGGSVVVVLPLASPEAGAALGAVDGRLDPVLRPLPALALGLTAVAVAALAACAVARLRGDRAAGVVGAEVAALLALAVLAHPLLAFGAFFAAWHSLRHQARLAQLLRGPTGAPRPGCEGRPVREVLVSARLGLPATAGVLAVAVLLRSTGASALGGLLAVVWALTVPHAVAVAWLEAHAGRRATAREPSGPSGASNGHDTDPPARPRAPGRSPAPGPAAPHGVRHG; this is encoded by the coding sequence GTGGGACCCGGACCGCCGCTCGTCGCCGACTCCCGGGTGACGAGGGTCGGCCTCGTCGCCGCGGCGGCGGCGGTGCTGCTGTCGCTCGCGACCGCCCCGCTCGGGGAACCGGCGAGGACGACGCTCGCGGCGATGGTCACGCTCGTGCTGCTCGCGGCCGGCGTGCCCCACGGGGCGCTGGACCACCTCGTGCTGCTCGGCACGAGGCCGGGTGGCACGCGGCGGCGGGGGCCGCTGGCGGGCCCGCGGGCCTCCTTCGTCGTGCCCTACGTCGCGCTCGCCCTCGTGGCGCTGGCGGGATACCTCGCCGCGCCCCGGGTCGGCTTCGCGCTCTTCCTCGCCCTGAGCGTCGTGCACTTCGCGGCCGGCGAGGCGGGTGTCGCGGTCGAGCGGGGGCTCGCGCGGTCGTGGCGCGACCCGCGCGCGTGGGCCGCGTCGGTCGGCGGGTCGGTCGTCGTCGTCCTGCCGCTGGCCTCGCCCGAGGCGGGCGCGGCCCTCGGCGCGGTGGACGGGCGCCTCGACCCCGTGCTGCGGCCGCTGCCGGCACTGGCCCTCGGCCTCACCGCCGTCGCGGTGGCGGCGCTGGCGGCGTGCGCGGTGGCCCGCCTGCGCGGCGACCGGGCCGCGGGTGTCGTCGGCGCGGAGGTGGCCGCGCTCCTCGCCCTCGCCGTGCTCGCGCACCCGCTGCTCGCCTTCGGGGCGTTCTTCGCGGCCTGGCACTCGCTGCGCCACCAGGCCCGCCTCGCGCAGCTGCTCCGCGGGCCGACGGGCGCGCCCCGGCCCGGCTGCGAGGGCCGGCCGGTGCGCGAGGTGCTCGTCTCGGCCCGGCTCGGGCTGCCCGCCACCGCCGGCGTGCTGGCCGTCGCCGTGCTGCTGCGGTCCACCGGCGCGAGCGCGCTCGGCGGGCTGCTCGCGGTCGTGTGGGCCCTCACGGTGCCGCACGCGGTCGCCGTGGCGTGGCTCGAGGCGCACGCCGGCCGCCGTGCGACGGCGAGGGAACCGTCGGGCCCGTCCGGCGCGTCCAACGGCCATGACACCGACCCGCCCGCCCGGCCGCGCGCGCCTGGGCGCTCCCCTGCTCCTGGTCCCGCTGCTCCTCACGGCGTGCGGCACGGCTGA
- a CDS encoding lactate racemase domain-containing protein, with protein sequence MTRPGFVLEVDDRTPPLVVHEGEGFRLERFPRGTRVVYPPESLPAVPDVDAAIQEALHHPLESEPLPALLRAGMRLTIAFDDISIPLPPMRSPDIRQRIIEAVLELAAQAGVDDVELVSANALHRRLTADELKHIVGERVFRSFFPQGALYNFDAEDKDNITHLGETRHGESVDLHKRSAESDLLVYVNVNLVAMDGGHKSVAIGLAPYSSLRHHHNSHTMVQSRSFMDHKKSALHSSAWRMGTVVAEHVKVFQIETTLNNTIFPDAYSFLQKREWEWNIADQARFVGVRRGLAVAPKRLRHRAFHGIRSEYGLTGVRAGEVEAVHEATIAAVHRQQLVPVQGQSDVMVLGVPFVGPYNVDSVMNPVLAACMGLGYYFNSYRGAPVVRPGGAVILYHPVEPEFHQLHHPSYVDFFEEVLSTSTEPAVIEKQFEERYATDPWYVHLYRTSHAYHGVHPFYMWYWIAHALDHLGGGRNVVWVGGDRKACARMGFRAASTLQDALEMVSDTVGPDPSITYLHNPPHLVADVSVPDLAAAGGTVGSTVGGTAGGASGASA encoded by the coding sequence ATGACCCGTCCCGGATTCGTGCTCGAGGTCGACGACCGGACCCCGCCGCTCGTGGTCCACGAGGGCGAGGGGTTCCGGCTCGAGCGCTTCCCGCGCGGTACGCGCGTCGTGTACCCGCCGGAGAGCCTGCCCGCGGTCCCGGACGTCGACGCCGCCATCCAGGAGGCCCTGCACCACCCCCTCGAGAGCGAGCCGCTGCCGGCCCTGCTCCGGGCGGGCATGCGGCTGACGATCGCCTTCGACGACATCTCCATCCCGCTGCCGCCGATGCGCTCCCCCGACATCCGCCAGCGGATCATCGAGGCCGTCCTCGAGCTCGCCGCGCAGGCCGGTGTCGACGACGTCGAGCTGGTGAGCGCCAACGCCCTGCACCGCCGGCTGACCGCCGACGAGCTCAAGCACATCGTGGGCGAGCGGGTGTTCCGCAGCTTCTTCCCGCAGGGGGCGCTGTACAACTTCGACGCCGAGGACAAGGACAACATCACCCACCTCGGGGAGACCCGGCACGGGGAGTCCGTCGACCTCCACAAGCGGTCGGCGGAGTCCGACCTGCTCGTCTACGTCAACGTCAACCTCGTGGCGATGGACGGCGGGCACAAGTCCGTCGCCATCGGGCTCGCGCCGTACTCGAGCCTGCGGCACCACCACAACAGCCACACCATGGTCCAGAGCCGCTCGTTCATGGACCACAAGAAGTCGGCCCTGCACTCGAGCGCGTGGCGCATGGGCACGGTCGTCGCGGAGCACGTCAAGGTGTTCCAGATCGAGACGACTCTCAACAACACGATCTTCCCCGACGCGTACTCGTTCCTGCAGAAGCGCGAGTGGGAGTGGAACATCGCCGACCAGGCCCGCTTCGTCGGGGTCCGGCGCGGGCTCGCCGTCGCGCCGAAGCGGCTGCGCCACCGCGCGTTCCACGGCATCCGCTCCGAGTACGGCCTCACGGGCGTGCGCGCGGGCGAGGTCGAGGCCGTCCACGAGGCGACGATCGCCGCCGTGCACCGCCAGCAGCTCGTCCCGGTGCAGGGGCAGAGCGACGTCATGGTCCTCGGGGTGCCGTTCGTCGGGCCCTACAACGTCGACTCCGTGATGAACCCGGTCCTCGCCGCGTGCATGGGGCTCGGCTACTACTTCAACTCCTACCGGGGCGCGCCCGTGGTCCGTCCCGGCGGAGCGGTGATCCTCTACCACCCGGTCGAGCCGGAGTTCCACCAGCTGCACCACCCGAGCTACGTCGACTTCTTCGAGGAGGTCCTCTCGACCTCCACGGAGCCGGCCGTCATCGAGAAGCAGTTCGAGGAGCGGTACGCCACCGACCCCTGGTACGTGCACCTGTACCGGACGAGCCACGCCTACCACGGCGTCCACCCGTTCTACATGTGGTACTGGATCGCCCACGCGCTCGACCACCTCGGCGGCGGCCGCAACGTCGTGTGGGTCGGCGGCGACCGGAAGGCGTGCGCGCGCATGGGCTTCCGCGCCGCCTCCACGCTGCAGGACGCCCTCGAGATGGTGTCCGACACGGTCGGGCCCGACCCGTCGATCACGTACCTGCACAACCCGCCGCACCTCGTCGCCGACGTGAGCGTCCCCGACCTCGCGGCGGCGGGCGGCACGGTGGGCTCCACGGTGGGTGGCACGGCGGGCGGCGCCTCGGGCGCGTCGGCGTGA